From a region of the Phycisphaerae bacterium genome:
- a CDS encoding DUF488 family protein: MGIQIKRAYDQPKRADGYRVLIDRLWPRGVSKEEGRIDLWLRDVAPSTALRT, from the coding sequence ATGGGAATTCAGATCAAGCGGGCTTACGACCAGCCGAAGCGGGCCGACGGCTACCGCGTGCTGATCGATCGTCTGTGGCCGCGGGGTGTGTCGAAGGAGGAGGGCAGGATCGATCTGTGGCTCAGGGACGTCGCGCCGAGCACGGCCCTGCGCACGTAG
- a CDS encoding sialate O-acetylesterase, which yields MSRSLARCFLVAVVVCAVAGWDARGEVRLPSVISDHMVVQCGRPMTIWGWADAGEQVTVSLADRQASATAGPDGPWKVQLEPLEAGGPHELKVVGKNTVRVADVLVGEVWFCAGQSNMGMTVDACLDAEKEIAEAQHPQIRVFVTTLAGVPEPLDDAGGQWVVCSPQTAGGLPPVAYFFGRDVHKQLRRPVGLIVSAWGATRINPWISEQGFAASEEIRPVLERWRKATAEYPANKEQYDRELEQWRRASTQPGASASAEPTAPEAPAHPSSGQAPTGIFNGMVAPFTNLPVAGVVWYHGESNRWWGRSYRTPLRALIHDWRARWSAPELPFLIVQLPNYLGADAPSWHQGWIELRESQAMMLDLPKVGLAVTIDVGDPNDVHPRNKQPVGHRLALAALAIAYGRDVVYSGPIYQRMAVENGAVRLWFDHVDGGLVAQGGEPLRGFVIAGVDGQFVPARAVIDGQTLLVSAGEVAAPAAVRYAWANNPDANLYNAAGLPASPFRTDNPDR from the coding sequence ATGTCACGCTCGTTGGCGCGGTGTTTCCTGGTGGCCGTTGTGGTATGCGCGGTGGCCGGCTGGGATGCGCGGGGCGAGGTCCGGCTGCCGTCGGTGATTTCCGACCACATGGTCGTCCAGTGCGGCCGGCCGATGACGATCTGGGGATGGGCTGATGCGGGCGAGCAGGTGACGGTGAGCCTGGCCGATCGGCAGGCATCCGCGACGGCGGGTCCGGACGGCCCGTGGAAGGTGCAGCTTGAGCCGTTGGAGGCGGGCGGGCCGCACGAGCTGAAGGTGGTCGGCAAGAACACCGTCCGCGTGGCGGACGTCCTGGTCGGCGAGGTGTGGTTCTGTGCCGGGCAGTCGAACATGGGCATGACGGTCGACGCGTGTCTTGATGCGGAAAAGGAAATCGCGGAGGCCCAACACCCGCAAATCCGGGTGTTCGTCACCACGCTGGCCGGTGTGCCGGAGCCGCTGGATGACGCCGGTGGCCAGTGGGTGGTCTGCAGCCCGCAGACCGCGGGCGGTCTGCCGCCGGTGGCGTATTTCTTCGGCCGCGACGTGCACAAGCAACTGCGAAGGCCGGTGGGCCTGATCGTCAGCGCGTGGGGTGCGACGCGGATCAATCCGTGGATCAGCGAGCAGGGCTTTGCGGCCAGTGAGGAGATCCGGCCGGTCCTCGAACGCTGGCGAAAGGCGACGGCTGAGTATCCAGCCAATAAGGAGCAGTACGATCGCGAACTGGAGCAGTGGAGGCGGGCCTCGACGCAGCCGGGAGCATCGGCATCGGCGGAACCGACGGCGCCGGAAGCACCGGCGCATCCGAGCAGCGGCCAGGCCCCGACCGGCATCTTCAACGGCATGGTGGCCCCGTTCACGAATCTGCCGGTCGCGGGCGTCGTGTGGTATCATGGCGAGTCGAACCGCTGGTGGGGTCGGTCATATCGCACGCCGTTGCGGGCCCTGATCCACGATTGGCGGGCGCGGTGGTCGGCGCCGGAGCTGCCGTTCCTGATCGTTCAACTGCCGAACTACCTGGGCGCCGACGCCCCATCGTGGCATCAGGGCTGGATCGAACTGCGGGAGTCGCAGGCGATGATGCTCGATCTGCCGAAGGTGGGCCTGGCGGTGACGATCGACGTGGGCGATCCGAACGACGTGCATCCGCGAAACAAGCAGCCGGTAGGACATCGGCTGGCTCTGGCGGCGCTGGCGATCGCGTACGGGCGAGACGTGGTCTACTCCGGGCCGATCTATCAGCGGATGGCGGTGGAAAACGGCGCCGTCCGCCTGTGGTTCGATCACGTCGATGGCGGATTGGTCGCCCAGGGCGGCGAACCGCTGCGAGGTTTTGTCATCGCGGGCGTGGATGGGCAGTTCGTGCCCGCGCGGGCGGTGATCGACGGACAGACGCTGCTGGTCTCAGCCGGCGAGGTCGCCGCCCCGGCGGCGGTGCGCTACGCCTGGGCCAACAACCCGGATGCCAATCTCTACAACGCAGCCGGGCTGCCGGCCTCGCCCTTCCGGACGGACAATCCGGACCGATAG
- a CDS encoding dihydrodipicolinate synthase family protein codes for MKASKPSDLAGVWSASPTPFTDKMKVDKASIRRMVEHHVKLGVKGLFLAGTCGEGPAMKDDQRRELIETTARWAKGKLAIAVQVTDNSAARMLENIRMVKDCGGEIAVIAPPYFVSNRTPQHIAEIYLDTIRNSPLPVGIYDRGQYSPVLVPDEVIKTVYSEPRVILAKDSSADEKRRKLALAVRKKRQDLTLLSGWEFNCVPYIRDGYDGLLLGGGIFNGRLAQMIIEAVHAGEIDQADRLQLRMNKMMWDVYGGKDIRCWLSGQKKLLVEMGVFSTWKSYCNYPLTEACQKKIKQVMKREADVLFPWR; via the coding sequence ATGAAAGCCTCGAAGCCCTCCGATCTGGCCGGCGTCTGGTCCGCCTCTCCCACCCCGTTCACCGATAAGATGAAGGTCGACAAGGCCTCGATCCGCCGAATGGTCGAGCATCACGTCAAGCTCGGCGTCAAGGGTTTGTTCCTGGCCGGCACCTGCGGCGAAGGACCGGCCATGAAGGATGACCAGCGGCGCGAACTGATCGAAACCACCGCCCGCTGGGCCAAGGGCAAGCTGGCCATCGCGGTTCAGGTTACCGACAACTCCGCCGCCCGCATGCTCGAGAACATCCGCATGGTCAAGGACTGCGGCGGCGAAATTGCGGTCATCGCACCGCCCTACTTCGTCAGCAACCGTACGCCGCAGCACATCGCCGAGATCTACCTCGATACCATCCGCAACAGCCCGCTGCCGGTCGGAATCTACGACCGCGGCCAATACTCGCCCGTCCTGGTTCCGGACGAGGTCATCAAGACCGTCTATTCCGAACCCAGAGTCATCCTCGCCAAAGACAGCTCAGCCGACGAAAAGCGGCGTAAGCTCGCCCTCGCCGTCCGCAAGAAACGCCAGGACCTGACCCTCCTGAGCGGCTGGGAGTTCAACTGCGTGCCCTACATCCGCGACGGCTACGATGGACTGCTCTTGGGCGGCGGAATCTTCAACGGCCGCCTCGCCCAAATGATTATCGAGGCCGTGCACGCCGGCGAGATCGACCAGGCCGACCGGCTCCAGCTCCGCATGAACAAGATGATGTGGGACGTCTACGGCGGCAAGGACATCCGCTGCTGGCTCTCCGGCCAGAAGAAACTGCTGGTCGAGATGGGCGTCTTTTCCACCTGGAAGAGCTACTGCAACTACCCGCTGACCGAGGCGTGCCAGAAGAAGATCAAGCAGGTCATGAAGCGCGAAGCCGACGTCCTGTTCCCCTGGCGATAG
- a CDS encoding radical SAM protein, producing MLSYWCSARCRFCYVCAGPQQTFWAEPQQLVRWWTGLQAIARRDSRDAKIHLTGGDPFGRPDRLFETLQLARRAGLPAPEKVETNAFWAADESITREHLLRLKELGVPLIVTDADVFHQEFVPFDNVRRLVTLGREILGETGVRVRWWDFYHQHESSGLDLTALSEAELLDRQADALATGRDRLTGRAAILAAQFFEGKPADAFDHQPCDKAILHGKGVHVDPYGNIFPDVCCGLVLGNAVNEDIDAIHDWLAANGPTGPIFDALLSRGPCGLIDLATRYGWTPLPDGYLTKCQLCYHLRHHLVRADQCRKWLGPAECYAEPFTNPPHE from the coding sequence ATGCTGAGCTACTGGTGCTCGGCCCGCTGCCGTTTCTGCTACGTCTGCGCCGGGCCACAGCAGACCTTCTGGGCCGAGCCGCAACAATTGGTCCGCTGGTGGACCGGCCTCCAGGCCATTGCCCGCCGGGACAGCCGCGACGCGAAGATCCACCTGACCGGCGGCGATCCGTTCGGCCGGCCCGATCGGCTCTTCGAGACGCTGCAACTGGCCCGCCGGGCCGGACTGCCCGCGCCCGAGAAGGTCGAGACCAACGCCTTCTGGGCCGCCGACGAGTCGATCACGCGCGAACACCTTTTACGACTGAAAGAACTCGGCGTCCCGCTGATCGTCACCGACGCCGACGTCTTCCACCAGGAGTTCGTGCCTTTCGACAACGTCCGCCGCCTCGTGACCCTCGGCCGCGAGATTCTCGGCGAGACCGGCGTCCGCGTCCGCTGGTGGGATTTCTATCACCAGCATGAATCGAGCGGTCTGGACCTGACCGCGCTATCCGAAGCCGAACTCCTCGACCGCCAGGCCGACGCCCTCGCCACCGGCCGCGATCGCCTCACCGGCCGCGCCGCCATCCTCGCCGCACAGTTCTTTGAAGGCAAGCCCGCCGACGCCTTCGACCATCAGCCGTGCGACAAGGCGATCCTCCACGGCAAGGGCGTCCACGTCGATCCCTACGGCAACATCTTCCCCGACGTCTGCTGCGGACTCGTGCTCGGCAACGCGGTCAACGAGGACATCGACGCCATCCACGACTGGCTCGCCGCCAACGGCCCCACCGGCCCGATCTTCGACGCCCTGCTGTCCCGCGGCCCCTGCGGCCTGATCGACCTGGCCACCCGTTACGGCTGGACCCCGCTGCCCGACGGCTACCTCACCAAGTGCCAGCTCTGCTACCATCTGCGCCATCACCTCGTCCGCGCCGACCAGTGCCGCAAGTGGCTCGGTCCCGCCGAATGCTACGCCGAACCGTTCACCAACCCACCCCACGAGTGA
- a CDS encoding substrate-binding domain-containing protein, protein MEASVGQLAEPQRLPSERHLAERFGVSRRHVRQVLAELAERDLVVRKHGSGNYLCPAQARLGEVCVLCGHVKADDPLVAGLMGGIAAVAASRGVRLVPLSCDGGSVGGDRPAIVIGRLEAETRQRFARLLSRAVVLGDGGADFGCSIGFDDVWIGREAYRQLVSLGHERLLLLSGPSHHTGSARREQGWREVAGLLGHEPCVLAAKMNWRGGYEVMREYLAGVTGLPRCSGVFAASDWMAAGALHAIREAGVAVPQEMSLIGCGDVPLAEQLEPPLATFRLDARAYVRQAFMALEQAQRYDVPLPRQIVLPAEFVSRASLGPGTTRWTMRDF, encoded by the coding sequence ATGGAAGCGTCCGTGGGCCAACTGGCCGAACCACAGCGGTTACCATCGGAGCGGCATCTGGCCGAGCGTTTCGGGGTCAGTCGGCGGCATGTGCGTCAGGTGTTGGCGGAGCTGGCTGAGCGCGATCTGGTGGTGCGTAAGCACGGCAGCGGCAACTACTTGTGCCCGGCTCAGGCGCGTTTGGGCGAGGTGTGCGTGCTCTGCGGCCATGTGAAGGCGGATGATCCGTTGGTGGCGGGTCTGATGGGCGGGATTGCCGCGGTGGCGGCGTCGCGCGGGGTGCGGCTTGTCCCGCTTTCGTGCGATGGCGGATCGGTCGGCGGTGATCGGCCGGCGATCGTGATCGGGCGGCTGGAGGCGGAGACGCGGCAGCGGTTTGCACGCCTATTGTCGCGGGCGGTGGTGTTGGGGGACGGCGGGGCGGACTTCGGCTGTTCGATCGGTTTTGACGACGTGTGGATCGGCCGGGAGGCCTACCGGCAACTGGTGAGCCTCGGGCACGAACGGCTGCTGCTCCTGAGCGGGCCGTCTCACCACACGGGGTCAGCCCGAAGAGAGCAGGGGTGGCGCGAGGTGGCGGGGTTGTTGGGGCACGAGCCGTGCGTACTGGCGGCGAAGATGAACTGGCGAGGGGGCTATGAGGTGATGAGGGAGTATCTGGCCGGGGTGACGGGGCTGCCGCGATGCAGCGGGGTGTTTGCAGCCAGTGACTGGATGGCGGCCGGTGCATTGCACGCGATTCGGGAGGCGGGAGTGGCGGTGCCGCAGGAGATGTCGCTGATCGGTTGCGGTGATGTGCCGCTGGCTGAGCAACTTGAACCGCCGCTGGCGACGTTCCGGCTTGACGCGCGGGCGTATGTCCGACAGGCGTTTATGGCCCTGGAGCAGGCCCAGCGGTACGATGTGCCGTTGCCCCGGCAAATCGTGTTGCCGGCGGAGTTTGTTTCCAGAGCATCGTTGGGGCCGGGAACAACCCGCTGGACGATGCGGGATTTCTGA
- a CDS encoding vitamin B12-dependent ribonucleotide reductase has translation MDNTGTDAGRTRGELRLSENARRVLEARYLKKDKNGNPLETAEEMFRRVARTIASVEARYGAGPADLADLEEQYYELMASGQFMPNSPTLMNAGREMGMLSACFVLPVRDSIDEIFESIKHTALIQKAGGGTGFAFDELRPTGDYIRSSGGTTSGPISFWRAFSEATNAIQQGAFRRGANMGMMYIHHPDILKFIHAKQDLQQFTNYNISVKITDAWMDEFLKQPNSPHVARNPRTGEEFYFPRDLDIWSYTVESLLPVRNEDGSPREVKPGSVYTRQEMWDLVVRNAHATGEPGVVFMDRINRDNPTPHLGRIEATNPCGEQPLLPYEACNLGSVNVGYFVGDEGGEAAFDWDGLGDAVDVSVRFLDDVIDANRYPLPQIEQMCKANRKIGLGVMGFADALFKLGIGYNTDEAVRFAEALMKFVNERGHRMSEKLARERGCFPNWQGSVWDTKFSKPMRNAAVTTVAPTGTISILANCSSGIEPLFSLVFYRNVLKERKDKSPMLEINEQFRQAAVEQGFYSEDLMSRIAKEGTLAHVAEVPDEIKQVFVCAHDIEPQWHLKMQAAFQRHCDASISKTINFPHDAKVEDVDQIYREAYRLECKGITVYRDGCRQDQPMATEKSKKATGSEPGAAKGEASTEAPAPKFEPVAVPECLPAVRIRQVTPFGHMHVSITVDPRRQKELEVFAQLGKGGDVAASDLEAICRMISLFLRSGGSLRHVIDQLKDIGSSLSIPSKGGRIMSLGDGLAKGLQRYQKAKQRFGLQAILLGEADLAELDLPTTKAERKAGGNGGNGGGNGGAGAYKLKCPECGGNLTFEEGCVKCHGCGYAQC, from the coding sequence ATGGATAACACGGGCACGGATGCCGGACGCACGCGGGGCGAGCTTCGCCTCTCCGAAAACGCGCGACGCGTACTCGAGGCGCGGTACCTCAAGAAGGATAAGAACGGCAATCCGCTGGAAACCGCTGAGGAAATGTTCCGACGCGTCGCCCGGACCATCGCTTCGGTCGAGGCCCGGTACGGAGCGGGCCCAGCCGATCTGGCCGACCTCGAAGAGCAGTACTACGAGCTGATGGCCTCCGGCCAGTTCATGCCCAACAGCCCCACCCTCATGAACGCCGGCCGGGAAATGGGCATGCTCAGCGCCTGTTTCGTGCTCCCGGTCCGCGACAGCATCGATGAGATTTTCGAATCCATCAAGCACACCGCCCTGATCCAGAAGGCCGGCGGCGGCACCGGCTTCGCCTTCGACGAGCTCCGTCCCACCGGCGACTACATTCGCAGCTCCGGCGGCACCACCAGCGGGCCGATCAGCTTCTGGCGGGCCTTCTCCGAGGCCACCAACGCCATCCAGCAGGGCGCCTTCCGCCGCGGCGCCAACATGGGCATGATGTACATCCATCATCCCGACATCCTCAAGTTCATCCACGCCAAGCAGGACCTCCAGCAGTTCACCAACTACAACATCTCGGTCAAGATCACCGATGCCTGGATGGACGAGTTCCTCAAACAGCCCAACTCGCCCCACGTGGCCCGCAACCCGCGGACCGGCGAGGAGTTCTACTTCCCCAGAGACCTGGACATCTGGTCCTACACCGTCGAAAGCCTTCTGCCCGTGCGCAACGAGGACGGTTCGCCCCGGGAGGTCAAACCCGGCTCGGTCTACACCCGGCAGGAGATGTGGGATCTGGTCGTCCGCAACGCCCACGCCACCGGTGAACCGGGCGTTGTGTTCATGGACCGGATCAACCGCGACAACCCCACGCCCCACCTCGGCCGCATCGAAGCCACCAACCCCTGCGGCGAGCAACCGCTGCTGCCCTACGAGGCCTGCAACCTCGGCAGCGTTAACGTCGGCTACTTCGTCGGCGACGAGGGCGGCGAAGCGGCCTTCGACTGGGACGGCCTCGGCGACGCGGTCGACGTCTCGGTCCGGTTCCTCGACGACGTGATCGACGCCAACCGCTATCCGCTGCCCCAGATCGAACAGATGTGCAAGGCCAACCGCAAGATCGGTTTGGGCGTGATGGGCTTCGCCGACGCCCTGTTCAAGCTCGGGATCGGCTACAACACCGACGAGGCCGTCCGGTTCGCCGAGGCCCTCATGAAGTTTGTCAACGAACGCGGCCACCGGATGTCGGAAAAACTCGCCAGGGAGCGCGGCTGCTTCCCTAACTGGCAGGGCAGCGTCTGGGACACCAAGTTTTCCAAACCCATGCGCAACGCCGCCGTCACTACCGTCGCGCCCACCGGCACCATCAGCATCCTGGCCAATTGCTCCAGCGGCATCGAGCCGCTCTTTAGCCTCGTGTTCTACCGCAATGTCCTCAAGGAGCGCAAGGACAAGAGCCCCATGCTCGAAATTAACGAGCAGTTCCGCCAGGCTGCGGTCGAACAGGGATTCTACAGCGAAGACCTCATGTCGCGTATCGCCAAGGAAGGCACCCTCGCCCACGTGGCCGAGGTGCCCGACGAGATCAAGCAGGTCTTCGTCTGCGCCCACGACATCGAACCCCAGTGGCACCTGAAGATGCAAGCCGCCTTCCAGCGCCACTGCGACGCCAGCATTTCCAAGACCATCAACTTCCCCCACGACGCCAAGGTGGAGGACGTGGACCAGATCTACCGCGAGGCCTACCGCCTCGAGTGCAAAGGCATTACGGTGTACCGTGACGGCTGCCGTCAGGATCAGCCCATGGCCACCGAAAAATCGAAGAAAGCTACCGGTAGTGAGCCGGGGGCGGCAAAGGGAGAAGCAAGCACGGAGGCTCCCGCCCCCAAATTTGAGCCGGTCGCGGTGCCCGAATGCCTGCCCGCCGTCCGAATCCGCCAGGTGACCCCCTTCGGCCACATGCACGTGAGCATCACGGTCGATCCCCGTCGCCAGAAAGAGTTGGAGGTCTTCGCCCAGCTCGGCAAAGGCGGCGACGTCGCCGCCTCCGACCTCGAAGCCATCTGCCGCATGATCTCGCTGTTCCTGCGGTCCGGCGGAAGCCTGCGCCACGTCATCGACCAGCTCAAGGACATCGGCTCGAGCCTGAGCATTCCCAGCAAGGGCGGGCGGATCATGAGCCTCGGCGACGGATTGGCCAAGGGCCTCCAACGCTACCAGAAAGCTAAACAGCGCTTCGGCCTCCAGGCCATCCTGCTCGGCGAGGCCGACCTGGCCGAGTTGGACCTGCCCACCACCAAGGCCGAACGCAAAGCCGGCGGCAACGGTGGCAACGGCGGCGGAAACGGCGGGGCCGGAGCCTACAAGCTCAAGTGCCCCGAGTGTGGCGGAAACTTGACATTTGAAGAGGGCTGCGTAAAATGTCATGGTTGTGGGTATGCGCAATGTTAG
- a CDS encoding DMT family transporter: protein MPEQDQTLEREPDLAARPAGGLHRRHSTATYQAAILFSALMFAVSSALAKLAGAEGVGPGAITFWRFAAGLTAVLTYLALRRPRLAPRNVPALILRGLTNLIAVFLFYCAVKYTTITNANLLNQTYLVFVPLLSPFLLSERLSGREWLGLAPAGVGIWLVVNPRFDGVNVGDLLGLACGFFGALSIITLCRARRDNPTVTVILFLMVTGAVLTWPAMLTERISDYSAATWALVLLCGATGVVGQFAVTLGFRGVSAFSGSMIGATRVGMAALIGMVWLGEQLTWNVVAGAVLLIGSVALVAGQGASTTANAAAAYGRPDANRRALAK from the coding sequence GTGCCCGAGCAAGACCAGACCCTGGAACGAGAACCGGACTTGGCCGCCCGGCCCGCAGGCGGCCTCCACCGCCGACACAGCACGGCAACCTACCAAGCCGCGATCCTGTTCTCCGCCCTGATGTTCGCGGTCAGTTCGGCCCTGGCCAAACTCGCCGGGGCGGAAGGCGTCGGACCCGGAGCGATCACCTTCTGGCGATTCGCCGCCGGGTTGACCGCCGTCCTGACGTATCTGGCCCTTCGGCGGCCGCGTCTGGCCCCTCGCAATGTCCCGGCCCTGATCCTCCGCGGCCTGACCAATCTGATCGCGGTGTTCCTGTTCTACTGCGCGGTCAAGTACACCACCATCACCAATGCCAACCTGCTGAACCAGACGTACCTGGTATTCGTGCCCCTGCTCTCGCCGTTCCTGCTCTCCGAGCGGCTTTCGGGCCGCGAGTGGCTTGGGCTTGCCCCAGCCGGCGTCGGCATCTGGCTGGTCGTCAATCCCCGCTTCGACGGCGTCAACGTCGGCGACCTACTGGGACTGGCCTGCGGGTTCTTCGGCGCCCTGTCGATCATCACGCTCTGCCGGGCCCGCCGCGACAACCCGACCGTCACCGTCATCCTGTTCCTGATGGTCACCGGGGCCGTCCTGACCTGGCCGGCCATGCTGACCGAGCGGATATCCGACTACTCAGCCGCCACGTGGGCCCTGGTGCTGCTGTGCGGGGCCACCGGCGTGGTCGGCCAGTTCGCCGTCACCCTCGGGTTCCGCGGCGTCAGCGCGTTTTCCGGCTCCATGATCGGGGCCACCCGGGTGGGCATGGCCGCCCTGATCGGCATGGTCTGGCTGGGCGAGCAGTTGACCTGGAACGTCGTGGCGGGCGCGGTCCTGCTGATCGGCTCGGTGGCCCTGGTCGCCGGGCAAGGCGCCTCAACGACCGCCAACGCCGCGGCGGCCTACGGCCGTCCGGACGCCAATCGGCGCGCCCTGGCGAAATGA
- a CDS encoding LemA family protein, giving the protein MSIAAWVIIGIVVLLGLFLLGTYNSLVRKRVQVRNSWSQIDVQLKRRYDLIPNLVETVKGYATHEKETFERVTKARQQAIDASGVRDQAQAENMLTGALRQLFALSEAYPELKANQNFLALQEELTSTENKIGFARQHYNNVVEGYNTAIQVFPAVVFAGMLGFEREPFFEIEEPGQREAPKVKF; this is encoded by the coding sequence ATCAGCATCGCGGCGTGGGTGATCATCGGCATCGTGGTGCTCCTGGGCCTGTTCCTGCTCGGAACGTACAACAGCCTGGTGCGCAAACGCGTCCAGGTCCGCAACTCGTGGAGCCAGATCGACGTGCAGCTCAAACGCCGCTACGACCTGATCCCCAATCTGGTCGAGACGGTCAAGGGCTATGCCACTCATGAGAAGGAAACCTTCGAGCGGGTCACCAAGGCCCGCCAGCAGGCGATCGACGCCTCCGGCGTGCGCGACCAGGCCCAGGCTGAGAACATGCTCACCGGGGCCCTGCGTCAGCTTTTCGCCCTCAGCGAAGCCTATCCCGAACTGAAGGCCAACCAGAACTTCCTGGCCCTCCAGGAGGAACTGACCAGCACCGAGAACAAGATCGGCTTCGCCCGCCAGCACTACAACAACGTGGTCGAAGGCTACAACACGGCCATTCAGGTCTTTCCCGCCGTGGTGTTCGCGGGCATGCTCGGCTTCGAACGCGAGCCCTTCTTCGAAATCGAGGAACCTGGCCAGCGGGAGGCCCCGAAGGTAAAATTCTAG